The Streptomyces achromogenes DNA segment CCCTGAACACCGCTTTGACGAGCTGAGGCTTGAACGGCAGGTCGGTCACGACGGAAGCGGTCTGCGGACCGCTGCGCTTGGTGCGTAGGGGTTGTGTGGTCATCGAAGAATGTGCTTTCTGCTGTCGGAGGTGTCAGTGGCCCATGCCGCACCGGGCGGCGAGACCCCAGAGCTCTGCGGAGGGCGCCGAGCCGGCACAGGGCCTGCCGGGCGACGCGCTGTGGTGCGGCGCCGTGCCGGTCAGGCGACCTGGTACCTGCCGACTTCCAGGAAGTGGCGCAGAGCTTCGGGTGTGTTGTCGTCGAGGGCGGCGTTGGCTGCCGCGCGCAGGGCCGGGCTGATGGACGGGTCGGCGAGGATGCGGGCTATGGCGACGCGGTCGTCCTCGGCCTGGGCGATGCGGTAGCCGGTCTCCAGCCAGGCGCGCATCGCCTCAGGGTCGTTGGCGTCCAGGAGGGCGTCGGCTTCTCGTCTCACACGCCGGCCGCTGTCCGGGGCGGCGAGGATCCGGGCTATGGCCACCCTCAGGTCGTCGGCGTCCGGCTCGTCCGCGGACGAGGACACCGCGGGCACCGTCACCGCGGTCGGTGCCACCGTGGCGGCGAAGGACGGGGTGGCGAGCAGGAGGGCCGGGGCGAGGATGCCCGCGGCAATGCCGGGCGCTACGCGATGCAGTCGCAAGGGGAATGCTCCTCTTCGTTTGCTACGGAGGTGAGTTGAGGACGCCTCAGGGCGTTCAATTCGGTGATGCTGCCACCTGGGTCTGACAGTGGCAGCTGCCCCGCTGCGGTCGCAGGGCAGGGTCTGTCAAAACGAGCACGTCTTACAGTCCCCCCACCAGACCGAACCGGGCTTTTTAACATCGCGCGGGCCTTCCCGGGGGTGAGGGTGGGGTGGCAGCGGCAGCGGGCCCTGGATGGAGGTCTTCTCGTCGGCGCTGAACGACGAATTCGTCCGCGCCGAGCGGCGCCCCGTTCCAGGTGCGGGCGTACATATCCAGGACGCGCGCGGCCTTGCCGCAGAGGTGGGGGTCGGTGATGAAGCTCCAGGAGTGGTGTTGCCAGGGCTTGAGGGCGTCCCGCGCGAGCCAGCGGCGCACGGTGGGGGCCGACAGGAAGGGCGCGATGCCGCGCTTTACGGCGTCGCGAGCCAGTTCGGGGCTGGTCACTGCATTCTTCAGCCGGTGCCGCTCGGTGGCGGTCGGGGATATCGGGCGGGCGGCGGCAATGGGCATGCCAGCCAAGCTGACTTCCGGAGCCGACCAGTTAGCCTCGCAGGTCAGACAAGTCCTCATCACGGAGACTGAGGTCGTTCGCCGCGAGGTTCTCCTCCAGATGATCGAGAGAGCCGGTGCCCGGAATCGCCAGCACCGACGGCGACTTCGCCAACAGCGAGGCGATCGCGACCTGCGCGGTGGTCGCGCCCAGGCGTGCCGCGACCTTGCCGAGCCGTTCGGCGTCGAGTGGGCCGCTGGCGACGCCGCCGCCGAGCGGAAAGTACGGCACATACGCGATGCCCGCTTCCTCGCACTCGGGCAGCAACCCCGTGTCGCCGGTGTGCCTGTTCTGCACCGCCGTGACGGGCGCGATTCCCCGGGCCTCGGCGAGCTGGGCGCCGTCGACGTTACTGACGCCCAGATGTTGGATCAGCCCCTCCGCGCGGAGCTCAGCCAGGACCGCGAACCGTTCGGCGATCGACTCGCCACCCGGACCGGTCATCCCGCCGACGCGCAGATAGACCAGGTTGAGCCGGTTGAGACCTAGACAGCGCAGATCCGCCTCGACGAGGCCGCGCAGCTGATCAGCCGTCGCCTGCCCGCTCGGCACACCGTTCGGTCCGGGCAACGGCCCCACCTTCGTCGCGATCACCAGGTCGTCACGGTAGGGGGTCAATGCCGTACGGATCAGCTCGTTGGCCCACACCGCGTCCCTGCCATAGAAACCAGCGGTGTCGATGTGGTTCACGCCCAGCTCCACGGCCCGGCGGAGCACGGCGATGCCCGTCTCGGGATCTCGCGCCGGACCGGCGAATGCGCCCATCGCCAGGCGCATCGCGCCGAAGCCGAGCCGGTTGATCGTCAGCTCCCCGCCGAGGGAGAAAGTCTTGATCGTCATGACGCTCATGGTGTCCGCCGGCACGACTCCTAGCGAGCTCGTGGCAGCTTGATGCCAGACTGGCAGGATGCGGAACGAAAAGGTGTTTTCAGTGCGAGGAGACGCAGAATTGATCGCGCGCGCAGGTCATCTCTTCGAGTCCGCGCGGACCGAATTCCTGTGCGCCGCCCAAAACCTCCAGACCTGGTCGCAACCGGGGGCCAGGGCCGCGGTCCGGAATCGGATGCGCGCGGCGGATCCCGCTGACTTCACCCCTCGGAAGCTGCTCAGCCCGGTGGCACTCGCCGACGAGGAGGCCCGCGCGCACCTGCGGCTGGTGCGGAGTAAGGGCGCTCTCGTTCGGATCAGCCGTTCGCCGCTACCGCACGAGACCATCCTCATCGACCGGCGGGTGATGATCCTTGCCGGGCAGGAGACCCCCACTGGCCGGGAGTACACCGTGACGACGTCACAGATCCTGGTCGACGGCGTTCACTCGCTGTTCCGGGCGATCTGGGATGCGGCCGTCGATCTCGAAACCTATCTGCGCAGCGATGTCCCGCCCCTCGATGCCGACGGCCGCATGATCCTCAAAGCCCTCGCTTCGGGCCTCACCGACGAATCGGCAGCCAAACAACTCGGCGTCTCCCTACGCACCTACCGGCGGCGTGTGGCCGAGCTGATGGCCAAACTCGAGGCCGACTCCCGCTTCCAGGCCGGGCTGCGTGCAGGCGAGCTGGGGTTACCTCGCTAACGACCTGGGGAGCGATATCAGCTCCCGGATCTGCCTGGCTGCCTGGGGCTCTGCGGGATCAGGACGCCGCTGAGGAGCAGTGACGCCGGTGAGGCGGATCGCGGTCGCCGCAGCCTTGACCGGCGCGTCTTGGTCAGGGAGTGGACCGCAGCGGCGGTGCCTGCCACGTCATCCCGGGCGGCTGGAGTAGGGGCGAGGGCTCGGGTCCGGGGTCATCGGTGTCGACGACTCCGGCGGCCGTGTGGTCGAAGTCAGCGGGCCAGCGGGTGTGTTCACTGGCCAGGGCGCCGGTCAGGCGTGCTTCGACAAGGCTGGCGGTGCTCAAGTCGGTGCCGCGCAAGTCGGCCATGCGGAGGTCGGCGCGGTGGAAGACCGCGCCGTGGGCGTCGGCCTTACGTAGGTTTGCCTCGCGCAGGTCGGTCTCGGTGAAGTCGGCGTCACGCAAGTCGGTTTCGACCAGCTTCGCGGCCCGTAGGTCGGCCAGAATGCAGCGAGCGCGGCGGAGAATCGCAGTCGTGAGGTCGGCATGCCGCAGGTTGACCGAGACCAGCGACGCCTGGGTCAGATTGGCGTGGTACAGGCCCGCCGCCTCCATGCAGGCGCGGTCGAAGTTGACCTCGGGGAACCACAGTCCGTCGCAGTCGGCTCGGCGCAAGTCGGTGATGCTGAGATTGACCCAGGACTGCTCCCGGTGCTGGCACAGCACACCGAGCGCGGTCAGCGCCACCTGGGCGTCGGCGGCGCGAGTCTCCAGGGGTGCGATGTCGTTGATGGGCACGTCTGCCGCCGGTGATTCCGGCCCGGCGGGTGGCCAGGGCAGGTGTGTACGCAGGTACGCGGCCTGGATGGAGATGATGGCCTCCCGGTCGCGGGCGGACTGCTCCGCGATCCGCCACAGCGCGTGCAACCCGCCGATGCGTACATCCAGCCTGTCGCTGCCGAGCTGGTCGACGGCCCGGCTGAACCGGTCGGTGACGTAGCCCTCCTGGGTGGCGCGCAATCCGTCCTGACTCACCCGCAGTTGCCGCCAGGTGGCGTACGCGCCGAAAAGCACGACCAGGCCGCCGACCACCTGCAGAAGCGTCGTACGGACATCGTTCACCGCCTTCAGCCGATCCTGCGCGGCGACGCTCGCCCCGGCGAGATCGTGGTCGACCACCACCCCCGGCAGTACGACGAACACCGTGCCCAGAATGACCAGCCCCGCCCCGGCCAGCAGACCTGCGGCTACACGACGCCTGACCAGCCCGTCGTGCCATGCCCGCCGCCCGCGGTCTGGCTCCCCTATCTCCATGGGCATGAGAGCCTAGGCGCCGCTCAGAAGACGATCAAGAGTGCTGTGCCACTGGCCCGTGACATGAGAACGGCCGTACGGGTTGGATGAGTTGTGAAGCTCACCTGGGCCCGTGCGGCCTGTTCCAATCCTGCCCTGTCCGGCATCTCGCGCGCACACTTCGGCGAGTTACTCGAAGAACTCGCGCCCCGGTGGCAGGCCGCGCGGGAGTCGGCGCTACACGAGCGGCGTGGCGGAGACCGGAGGCGGGCGGCCGGCGCCGGGCCCAAGCAGCGCATGGTCTTCGTAGACCGGCTCCTGGTCACGCTGGTCCACCTGCGGCTTGGGATCCCGCACGCCGCGCTGGCTGAACAGGCGTTCGTCTCCGGCAAGAAGAAGCAGAACACCATTAAGACCACCACCTTCAGTGACCCGCAGGGCCGCACCCTGTTCAGCGGTGTGGTCCGGCCGGGCCGCATGCACGACCAAACCGCCGTGCGCACCGAGGGCATCGCCGAGCAGTTCCACCGGCACCCCAGAGTCAAGGCCGAGGTTGACGAGGGCTACCGGGGCCTGGCCAACGAGTTCCCCGGCCAGGTCAGCGCCCCGCCGAAGAAGCCGAAGGACGACGCGCCGCTGGGCGAACAGCACGCCTGGCGCGAGCAGCGCCGCCGCCAGTCCTCCGCGCGGATCTGCGTGGAGCACACCAACGCCGAGTACAAGCAGTGGCGGCCCTTGCAACGGTTCACCGGCCGCCGCGAGATCTACGCCGAGACCCACCTTGCGATCTCAGCCCTGGTCTCTGACCGCTCCGCCCGGCGGGCGACCCGCCGTAAGTCGAGCACGGAACTGGTGCTCGCCCGGTAGGCCGCCTGCTGATCACCCACCAGCCAACCCGCCAGACCAGCACGCCCCGAACTCAATCGCTCCCAAGGTCGTAAGGTTGTCCCGTAAGTGATCTCGCTCTGCAATGATCTTGATCATGTCAGGTGTGATCACGGCGTCGGAACCGTCCTGGATAGCCCCGTTTACCGGGCTGAGCCCGCGCATCTTCGGCAAGTTGGTGACCGCGCTTCGCCGCGAGGGCGCCAGCTCCCCAGGCCAGGGACGGCCGTGGGGTCTGCCGCTGGAGGACTGGGTGCTGTTGGCAGTCGCTTAGAGGTCGTTTTCTCCCGTTGTTTCATCCCGGAATCTGCTGTTTGGTCTGCGGTTCCGGGTCGCGCCAGGAGATGGTGTTCTCGCTGGTGAGGCGGCGGGCCATGAGGTCGGTCATGGCGATGTGGATCATGGCTTCGGATCGGTGCGGGTGGGTTTCGTAGTCGCGGGCCAGTCGGCGGTGGAGCATGAGCCAGCCGTAGGTCCGCTCGACCACCCACCGCTTCGAGATCGGGACGAACCCCTTGGTGCCGGGCTTGCGTTGAGTGATTTCCATGTCGATGCCGAGGGTGGCTGCGTGCTCGACGAGGTGCTGGCGGTAGCCGCCGTCGACCCACGCTTTGCGGATGCTGGGATGTGCGGCGGCGACCTGGTCCAGGAGCTGGGTGCCGGCGATGGAGTCCTGCACGCTTGCCGCGGTGACCAGCACGGCGAGCACAAGGCCGATGGTGTCGGTGACGATGCTCCGTTTCCGTCCGACGATCTTCTTGCCGGCATCGATGCCCTGGCTGGTGGCGAGCACGCTGGTGGAGGTTTTCACGCTCTGCGCGTCGATCACGCAGGCCGACGGTTCGGCCTCCCGGCCTTCCTTCTGTCGTAAGAGTTGCCTGAGCAGGCCGTTGAGCTGGGCGAATACGCCTTCCTGCTGCCACCTGGCGAAGTAGCCGTAGACCGTGTTCCAGTGCGGGAAGTCGTGCGGGAGGTAGCGCCACTGGACGCCGGTGCGGTCCACATACAAGATCGCGTCCATGATGTCGCGCAGGTCGTGTTCCGGCGGCCGGCCGAAGTCCAGGCCCTGCCACGGCGCTCGAAGCGCCAGGCCGCCAGGACCGGCTCGACCAACTCCCAGCGGGCATCGGACAGATCACTTGGATAAGGACGTCGGCTTGGCATGCCTCCGGCGTACCGCCGCTCAACGAGTGCGCCCAGGCGCACAGCAATGACGACGGAAGCACGCAGCCTGGGAAGCCGGGCATCCTGGGATGAGACAGGAACAAGCAGCACTCCGCCCCAACAGCCACACCTCAGGACTCATCGACCCCAGCCACACCGGCTGCCTCCTTCGCATCGCATCCTCACCCATCGGGAATCCGTCTATAAACAGGCAAGACAGATGAAAACGACGTCTTACTGAGCGTTTCTCATCCTGAGCGCCAGGCGATCTCGATGGCGTGAACGGCGGCGACCGCTTGCCGACCTGACGATGATTCAGCCCAGCAGGTCGCGGATCTCCCGGACGAGGTCGATGGAGGTGTCGATCTCCAGTTTGCGGTTGGTGAGGCTCTCGACGTTGATCCCGAAAGGCAGGCCGAGGCGGCGGCAGTACGCGATCAGGGCCCGGGCGTTGAGGAGGCACTGCTCGTACGACGCGGCGAGGGGGTCGCCGCGGGTGATCTCGGCCTGGAGCCATCGCGGGACCTCGATGCCGAGCCAGGTCATGAACTCCAGGGTCTTCACCGACCCGCACGGGGCCAGGGTCAGCACTACCGGCTTCGGGTCCAGGCCCTGGTCGCGGCAGCCGTGGGTGTAGTCGGAGAGCATGTTGCGGGTGCGGTCCAGGTCGTAGCAGACCTGGGAGACGAAGAACTCGCAGCCGGCGTCCTGCTTACGCAGCATGCGTGCGTGCTCCGTCCCCGAGGCGGCGTGCCGTTCGGCGATGACCACGCCGCCCATCCGCGGCGGGAGGGAGAACCCGGCATGCCGGCGGTAGGCCTCGGGAAGGCTTGTGCGGACCACCTGGTGCCGGGAGGCCGCGCCGACCAAGACGGTCAGCACCCGGTCGCGGTCGGCTTGCGACCACCAGCGGTCCAGCTGGTCGCCGGTGTACTTGCCCACGGCGCGGTAGACGATCACCGGGCCGGCCCAGTCGGCGAGGTGGCCGTCGAGGAAGTGGGCCGGGTCCATCATCGGCATGAACGGGAACGGTCGCGGGGCCTCGGTCCGGTCGGCCTCGGCGTCCACGTCGTAGAGGATGAGCCCGTCGACCTGCACCGACCGGAGCCGGGTCAGGGCCGCGGCGGCGACGGCGTCGGCCTGCTCGGGGGTGGTGGTCTGCCGTGGCGGGGTCAGGCCGAAGAGCAGGACGCCGTCACGGGTGCGGTCCATGAGCTCGGCGGCTGTCACGGTCTCGGGGGAAGCCATTCGTGCATCATTTCATCCCACGAACGCTTCTGATCTTGTGGTTCGCGGGTGGTGGCGACTGGCGGTCGGGGTCCGTAACGCAGCAGGGCTCCTGGTCGTTGCGCTGGTGATCTCACTCGCCAACGTCTCGACATAGGAGCCCTGTTGGTCCCGTATTGTGCCATGCTCTACGTCCCTCACGAGGTCGTTGAGCACGTTTCCTGGCTCATCTACGCCCGAAGGTGTGAGGTGAGCTCCCGCTGGCGCAAGCTGGGCTGCTTCAGGCAGGCCCTGCTCGTCCTGGTGCACCTGCGCAAGAACGAGACCCTGGCCCAGGTCGCCGCGGGGTTCGGCGTCTCCACCGCCACCGCCGGTCGGAGATCCTCGCCGAGCGCGCTCCGAGCCTGCACGAGGCTCTGTGCGAGCTGCCACCAGAGGGGTTCGTCATCCTCGACGGCACCCTGATCGCCACGGACCGCATCGCGGCGGATGAGCCGTACTACTCGATGAAGCACCGCCGTCACGGGATGAACGTGCAGGTCGTGGCTGCCCCGGACGGCAGGCCGCTGTGGTTCTCGCGGGCACTGCCCGGCCGCACGCCCGACCTGACCGCGGCCCGCGCGCACGGTGTGATCCAGGCATGCCTGTCCCGTCAGCTCCTCGTCTTCGCCGACCGCGCCTACCGCGCCTACCGCGCCTACCGCGGAGCTGGTGCCACTATCCGCACCCCGTACTACGGCCGCGACCTGCCCGAGAAGTACGCCCAGTTCAACCGCGACCACACTCGGCTGCGGGCCCCGGGAGAACGCGCCTTCGCCCGCCTCAAGCAATGGCGAATCCTCCGCAAAGCACGCTGCAGCACCAACCGAATCGGCCGCACGGTCGCCGCCGTTCACGCCATCGAGATCGCCTGGCGCTCAGGATGAGAAACCCTCATTGACGCGGATATCCGCCTGGTCGTTGTGGTCGGTGAGCCTTTGCCCGGCAATCACAACGGCTGCCGGGCATGGGAGGAGACTGGCGCGAAGGCCGCCGTGGGCAGCCCACGATGGCCGACGGCGGCTATCCGGGCACCGGCCTCCTCATGCCCCACCGTCGTACCCCGGGCGAAGAGTTGCCGGGCTGGAAGCCCGAGCACAATCGCTCGCACAAGCAGGTCCGGGCCCGCGTCGAGCACGTCTTCGCCCGCATGAAGACCTGGAAGACCCTCCGCGACTGCCGTCTCAAGGGCGACGGGGTCCGACACGCCATGCTCGGCATCGCCCGACTGCACAACGTCGCTCTCACGGGATAGCTTCTGCCGCATACGAGACCTGAGAGGTCCCCGGGAGACGGCCCTCCCTCGCAGTCTCGGAGGAGAATCAGGCGAGGCAGAACTCGTTGCCCTCGATGTCCTGCATCGTGATGCACGACTCGTTGACGCCATCGGCGCGCTGCGTCAGCACGTGTTTCGCGCCGAGCGCCATCAGCCGTGCGCATTCGGCCTCGAGCGTGGCCAGGCGCTCGTCACCCACAAGCCCTGTGCCGACCCGCACATCAAGGTGCACCCGGTTCTTGACGACCTTGCCTTCGGGAACTCGCTGGAAGAGCACGCGCGGGCCCACACCCGAGGGATCAGCGCACGCGAAGTAGACCTCCTCCTCAGGCGGCAGCGAGTGGTGGTACTCCTCCCACGTGGCAAAGCCCTCCGGGACTGTGGGTACGACGTACCCCAGCACCTCGCACCAGAAGGCGGCGAGGCGCGCAGGTTCCGCGCAGTCGAAGGTCACTTGGAACTGCTTGATCGTTGACATCGGCGCACGATAACAGGGGCTCTGCCCATCTCCCCGGGCAGGTGGATCCACACGTTGCCGGGAGGACTGCCCCTACAGCCAGCCCCGCCTCCGCCACCGCAAGAGTTTGCGGAAACGGCGGGTCCGACTCCCTGGGGGTACTGGGAAATCTGCTACAAGATCTTCGGTGATGGCCTGTATGTCGAGAAAGTTATCGGAAGCGCCGGGCGAACCGACAACAACAATGCGAAGTCGATCCACCTTGAATACATCAAGGCCGGTGGCGTGCACTGGAAGAACGGCGCCCAAAGCTCCACCAGCGAATTGACGGAAACCTTCGTCCTCAACTGCCCCGTTTCGAGGGCGGGCAACTACTGCGCCAAGCTCTGGATCGCCAGCGGCGGCAGCCAGCACTACGGCGGTGAGGCCTGCATCTACGTCCACTGAGCCCAGGGGACGGCCAGAGCCTCCCGGCCGCTATCCGCCCGGGGTCACGAGCCCCGACTCGTACGCCACCACCACGGCCTGTGCCCTGCTGTCCAGGTCCAGCTTGGTCATCGTGCGGTTGAGGTGGGTCTTGACCGTCGCCTCGCTGATGTAGAGGCGCTCAGCGATCTCCAGGTTGGACAGGCCCCGTGCGATCAGTTTCAGGACCTCCCGTTCGCGGGCGGTCAACGCCTGCAGGTCGGGGGGCTGTTCGCAGACGGTCTGCCGGGCGTAGGCCTCCACAAGGCGGCGGGTGACGCTGGGCGCGAAGAGTGCGTCGCCGCCGGCGATCGCGGTCACGGCGGCGAGCAGCCGTTCTGGGCCGGAGTCCTTGAGCAGGAACCCGCAGGCTCCGGCGCGCAGTGCCCCATAGACGTACTCGTCGAGGTCGAAGGTGGTCAGCATCAGGATGCGGGGCGGGGGGTCGCCGGCCGCGGCGAGGATGCGTTCGGTGGCCTCGATGCCGTTCATGCCGGGCATCCGGACATCCATGAGGATCACCTGAGGGGCGGTTCGTGCGGCCAGGAGGACGCCCTCCGCGCCGTCGCTAGCCTCGCCGACCACCTCGATGCCGGGTGCGGCACGCAGCAGGCCCACCAGGCCGGCCCGGATGAGGAACTGGTCGTCCACGACGAGCACGGTGGTCATGTGGTGGTGTCGTCCCCCTGCTGTGCGGCCCGCGCGGACGTCGGCAGGATCAGCCGCACGGCGAAGCCACCTTGGTCCTGCGGGCCGATGTCGATCTGCCCGCCGTAGAGCTTGGCCCGCTCTCGCATGCCGAGCAAGCCGTGTCCCCCGCCGGTTCGTACTCTGTCTGGAATCACCCCCTCGCCGTCGTCCGTGACCGAAACCGTCACCTGGTGCGGTTCATACCTCAGCAGTACCTGCGCACTCGCGCCGGGCGCGTGCTTGAGGACGTTGGTGAGTGCCTCCTGCACCACCCGGTAGGCGCACAGTTCCACGCCAGGGGCCACCGGACGCTCGACGCCCTCGACGGTCAAGGCGACCTCGGTCCCGCCGGCGCGGACACGTTCGGTCATCTCGCCGAGGCGGGCCAGGCCCGGCATCGGACCGGCGGGGGCACCCTCGTCGGAAGCGCGCAGCACCATGAGCATGCGGCGCAGCTCTTCGAGGGCTTCCTTGCCGGTGGCTTCTATTGTGTCGAGCGCGGTACGTGTGGTCTGGCGGTCGGTGTCGAAGACGAACCGGGCGAGACCGGTCTGCACGGAGATCACGGACATGTGGTGGGCGACCACGTCGTGCAGTTCGCGGGCGATCCGGCCGCGTTCCTCGGCCACCTCGCGCCGGGCCCGCTCCGCCTGCTCCCGGCGCAGCTGCCGGGCCAGCTCGTTCGAGCGGCGGGCGAGGAAACCGAACCGCCACAGCATCGCCGGGTAGACCACCGCCTGTCCGATGACAGACGCCCAGGAGTCGGTGTGGTTCACCGCACCCGCGTAGATCCAGACCCCGCCCATCAGCGCGGCGCAGGCTACGGAGACGCGCGCCACGCGCCCGGAGGCGACCGTGTAGACGGCGAGCATGGGGCCGAAGCTGCACACCACGGGCCAGTAGCCGGCAGTGATGTACGCCAGCCAGATCGCGTGCACGAGGCTGCAGACCAGGACAGGGGCACGGCCGCGGAGGACGAGCGGCAGGTGGACCAGGACGACCAGAGCGTAGGCGGCTCCGTCGAGCGGGTTCTGCCCCTGCCGGGCGGCCTCCGGCCCCAGCAGTAAGGCCACGCCGGTCAGCGCCGCCACAATCAGCGCGTCGACGACGAGGGGGCGGATCCACATCGCAGGAGCGTAACGCCTGCCCGGCCTGATGGGCGTCAACCTTCCGCGGTACCACGGAAGTTGCAGGAACGGGGCGACTACCACGCTGGGTCGGCCCGGAGTGCCAACCAGCGTGGGGCGACACCACACGCGGCCCGCCCGTAGCGTCTTGGACCAGCACCACGACGAGTCGCGTCCGTTCTCAAGG contains these protein-coding regions:
- a CDS encoding ALF repeat-containing protein; this translates as MRLHRVAPGIAAGILAPALLLATPSFAATVAPTAVTVPAVSSSADEPDADDLRVAIARILAAPDSGRRVRREADALLDANDPEAMRAWLETGYRIAQAEDDRVAIARILADPSISPALRAAANAALDDNTPEALRHFLEVGRYQVA
- a CDS encoding oxidoreductase — translated: MTIKTFSLGGELTINRLGFGAMRLAMGAFAGPARDPETGIAVLRRAVELGVNHIDTAGFYGRDAVWANELIRTALTPYRDDLVIATKVGPLPGPNGVPSGQATADQLRGLVEADLRCLGLNRLNLVYLRVGGMTGPGGESIAERFAVLAELRAEGLIQHLGVSNVDGAQLAEARGIAPVTAVQNRHTGDTGLLPECEEAGIAYVPYFPLGGGVASGPLDAERLGKVAARLGATTAQVAIASLLAKSPSVLAIPGTGSLDHLEENLAANDLSLRDEDLSDLRG
- a CDS encoding helix-turn-helix transcriptional regulator yields the protein MIARAGHLFESARTEFLCAAQNLQTWSQPGARAAVRNRMRAADPADFTPRKLLSPVALADEEARAHLRLVRSKGALVRISRSPLPHETILIDRRVMILAGQETPTGREYTVTTSQILVDGVHSLFRAIWDAAVDLETYLRSDVPPLDADGRMILKALASGLTDESAAKQLGVSLRTYRRRVAELMAKLEADSRFQAGLRAGELGLPR
- a CDS encoding pentapeptide repeat-containing protein — translated: MEIGEPDRGRRAWHDGLVRRRVAAGLLAGAGLVILGTVFVVLPGVVVDHDLAGASVAAQDRLKAVNDVRTTLLQVVGGLVVLFGAYATWRQLRVSQDGLRATQEGYVTDRFSRAVDQLGSDRLDVRIGGLHALWRIAEQSARDREAIISIQAAYLRTHLPWPPAGPESPAADVPINDIAPLETRAADAQVALTALGVLCQHREQSWVNLSITDLRRADCDGLWFPEVNFDRACMEAAGLYHANLTQASLVSVNLRHADLTTAILRRARCILADLRAAKLVETDLRDADFTETDLREANLRKADAHGAVFHRADLRMADLRGTDLSTASLVEARLTGALASEHTRWPADFDHTAAGVVDTDDPGPEPSPLLQPPGMTWQAPPLRSTP
- a CDS encoding transposase family protein, producing the protein MVFVDRLLVTLVHLRLGIPHAALAEQAFVSGKKKQNTIKTTTFSDPQGRTLFSGVVRPGRMHDQTAVRTEGIAEQFHRHPRVKAEVDEGYRGLANEFPGQVSAPPKKPKDDAPLGEQHAWREQRRRQSSARICVEHTNAEYKQWRPLQRFTGRREIYAETHLAISALVSDRSARRATRRKSSTELVLAR
- a CDS encoding methylenetetrahydrofolate reductase, translating into MASPETVTAAELMDRTRDGVLLFGLTPPRQTTTPEQADAVAAAALTRLRSVQVDGLILYDVDAEADRTEAPRPFPFMPMMDPAHFLDGHLADWAGPVIVYRAVGKYTGDQLDRWWSQADRDRVLTVLVGAASRHQVVRTSLPEAYRRHAGFSLPPRMGGVVIAERHAASGTEHARMLRKQDAGCEFFVSQVCYDLDRTRNMLSDYTHGCRDQGLDPKPVVLTLAPCGSVKTLEFMTWLGIEVPRWLQAEITRGDPLAASYEQCLLNARALIAYCRRLGLPFGINVESLTNRKLEIDTSIDLVREIRDLLG
- a CDS encoding VOC family protein, with the translated sequence MSTIKQFQVTFDCAEPARLAAFWCEVLGYVVPTVPEGFATWEEYHHSLPPEEEVYFACADPSGVGPRVLFQRVPEGKVVKNRVHLDVRVGTGLVGDERLATLEAECARLMALGAKHVLTQRADGVNESCITMQDIEGNEFCLA
- a CDS encoding response regulator, with the protein product MTTVLVVDDQFLIRAGLVGLLRAAPGIEVVGEASDGAEGVLLAARTAPQVILMDVRMPGMNGIEATERILAAAGDPPPRILMLTTFDLDEYVYGALRAGACGFLLKDSGPERLLAAVTAIAGGDALFAPSVTRRLVEAYARQTVCEQPPDLQALTAREREVLKLIARGLSNLEIAERLYISEATVKTHLNRTMTKLDLDSRAQAVVVAYESGLVTPGG
- a CDS encoding sensor histidine kinase; the protein is MWIRPLVVDALIVAALTGVALLLGPEAARQGQNPLDGAAYALVVLVHLPLVLRGRAPVLVCSLVHAIWLAYITAGYWPVVCSFGPMLAVYTVASGRVARVSVACAALMGGVWIYAGAVNHTDSWASVIGQAVVYPAMLWRFGFLARRSNELARQLRREQAERARREVAEERGRIARELHDVVAHHMSVISVQTGLARFVFDTDRQTTRTALDTIEATGKEALEELRRMLMVLRASDEGAPAGPMPGLARLGEMTERVRAGGTEVALTVEGVERPVAPGVELCAYRVVQEALTNVLKHAPGASAQVLLRYEPHQVTVSVTDDGEGVIPDRVRTGGGHGLLGMRERAKLYGGQIDIGPQDQGGFAVRLILPTSARAAQQGDDTTT